The proteins below are encoded in one region of Scomber japonicus isolate fScoJap1 chromosome 2, fScoJap1.pri, whole genome shotgun sequence:
- the stox2a gene encoding storkhead-box protein 2: protein MEKLLQIAPHSLALVLSRVCGEDKDESPSSSSSSQAVLSVKLEHQVGYEVFADFKATNMQHYWNKPLTQALAEIFFLGWIDEHVLLIQGREVHLQVLRNGWTRRTLKPPQGFDIKYMGDVSPISMSPISQSQFIPLGEILCLAISAMNSAHKPVNQEALVEHLTASFPGVPTPSSEVLRHTLNMLVRERKIYPTPEGYFIVTPQTYFITPSLIRSNNKWYHLDDRLQERQPQQQQQQQQPQQCTSPQSGNVTPSTPGCLRERPARKNHNDSYNSYREDSSRHHASALQSKSPKEHRGDSYQSKPPKDHSSGEPPPSTSAKEHRGEPPSYPYPPLPTSPPVQQPPPQEPADKSKSITSFPYKTDTLTKKKEGSGASGSGEKQSKRFGLRLFRLSFKKDKMRQLATFSAQFPPEEWPLRDEDVPTTPIPREVEMEIIRRINPDLTVENVARHTAVMKRLEEERTQKNKAGSSAQHSARSRRGRGHRRAPHGKSRSHSKPRTSRGDPSEGSNWDLVFMERDYRFFSHSLVRSPREAMYTLERRRSGGAAYLVHSNPNITESYCPVTPEWDVSGELAKRRTEMPFPEPSRGTCQSRVQRSHSHNQDRKSRHERSDQAKERSRSMDNSLKGPALGAPEDFDPNLEERSHYYTDDGTLRATQKSSHYSRIMFSAAKFHSDFNVPDLGKGSLDESRIRSTMERNKSRDSLPTYNELMGLSPKPSTDEYFQCNTSNETILTAPSPQAKSEYDTLTSSGGLRKGSPADRQTPHLTSPHTMEYKEDLSAAKGQNGSVRLTPSQTPEPVQNARLTPHQHNVDPGGGGGGIVIKRKEIFSKDTLFKPPHNALSTGYVDSSYTKSGTLRKASHAKSTEALDNPEPQQPSNSATSSASPAVLQGCLEPTVPSASFDYYNVSDDEEEEEAEEDSHKELATTEDNKDHGEGGGNSGGGGGGGEGTMQWLLEREKDHDLQRKLETNLTLLSPKETENSSSQKSAHSARLDSMDSSSVTVDSGFNSPRTRESLASNTSSIVESNRRQNPALSPGHIGTSSIGLPFSFRAIPEPPTTQPEKLQKSSNCLASITSV from the exons ATGGAGAAGTTGCTTCAAATAGCTCCGCACTCTCTGGCTCTGGTGTTGTCGAGGGTTTGCGGGGAGGATAAAGACGAATCACcgtcctcatcatcatcctcacaaGCCGTGCTCTCCGTAAAGTTAGAGCATCAAGTCGGCTACGAGGTGTTCGCGGACTTTAAGGCCACCAACATGCAGCACTACTGGAACAAGCCGCTGACACAAGCGTTGGCGGAGATTTTCTTCCTCGGCTGGATAGATGAGCATGTGCTGCTGATCCAGGGGAGAGAAGTTCACCTGCAGGTCCTTAGAAACGGATGGACGAGACGGACCCTTAAACCACCACAGGGCTTTGACATCAAGTACATGG GTGACGTGTCTCCGATCAGTATGTCACCTATCAGCCAGTCACAGTTCATCCCACTGGGGGAGATCTTGTGCCTGGCCATCTCTGCTATGAACTCTGCCCACAAGCCTGTCAACCAGGAGGCTCTGGTGGAGCACCTCACTGCCAGCTTCCCAG GCGTGCCTACACCCAGCTCGGAGGTTCTGCGACATACCCTGAACATGCTGGTGCGAGAGAGGAAGATCTACCCAACTCCAGAGGGCTACTTCATTGTCACTCCCCAGACCTACTTTAtcactccctccctcatccGAAGCAACAACAAGTGGTATCACCTGGATGATCGGCTGCAAGAGCGCCAAccgcaacagcagcagcagcagcagcaacctcAGCAATGCACTTCGCCTCAGTCTGGCAACGTCACACCATCCACACCTGGCTGCTTAAGAGAGAGGCCTGCACGGAAGAATCATAATGACTCATATAATTCCTATCGCGAAGATTCATCCAGACATCATGCTTCTGCGCTCCAAAGTAAGTCACCAAAGGAGCACAGGGGAGATTCCTATCAAAGTAAACCGCCCAAGGACCACAGTAGTGGTGAACCTCCACCAAGCACGTCAGCCAAGGAGCACAGAGGAGAACCGCCGTCATACCCCTATCCCCCTCTTCCCACTTCCCCGCCTGTCCAGCAACCGCCGCCTCAAGAGCCAGCCGATAAGAGCAAAAGCATCACTTCTTTCCCTTATAAAACTGACACTCTgaccaaaaagaaagaaggaagtggtGCCAGCGGAAGTGGCGAGAAGCAATCCAAAAGGTTTGGGCTTAGACTCTTCCGACTGAGTTTCAAGAAGGACAAAATGAGGCAGTTGGCAACCTTCTCAGCCCAGTTCCCCCCAGAGGAGTGGCCTCTTCGTGACGAGGATGTGCCAACCACACCCATCCCTAGAGAGGTGGAGATGGAGATTATCCGCCGAATCAACCCAGACCTAACAGTGGAGAACGTGGCAAGGCACACCGCTGTGATGAAGAGGCTGGAAGAAGAGCGTACGCAAAAGAACAAGGCGGGGTCTTCGGCCCAGCACAGTGCACGCagcaggagggggaggggccACAGGAGAGCACCACATGGTAAGTCCCGCTCACACAGCAAGCCCCGAACCTCTAGGGGAGACCCATCTGAGGGTTCAAACTGGGACCTCGTCTTCATGGAAAGGGATTACCGCTTCTTTAGCCACTCGTTAGTCCGCTCGCCTCGGGAAGCCATGTACACCTTGGAGCGCAGGCGAAGTGGAGGCGCAGCGTATCTGGTCCATAGCAACCCCAACATTACTGAATCGTACTGCCCTGTTACCCCTGAGTGGGACGTGTCTGGGGAGCTAGCCAAGAGGAGAACGGAGATGCCCTTCCCTGAGCCCTCCCGTGGGACGTGCCAGTCCAGGGTGCAAAGAAGTCATAGTCACAATCAGGACAGGAAATCGCGGCACGAGAGGTCAGATCAAGCTAAAGAACGTTCTCGGTCCATGGACAACTCCCTCAAGGGGCCGGCACTGGGGGCACCAGAAGATTTTGACCCCAATCTAGAGGAGCGTAGTCATTACTACACTGATGACGGCACCCTGCGGGCCACGCAGAAGTCCTCCCACTACTCAAGGATCATGTTCTCTGCTGCTAAGTTCCACTCTGATTTTAATGTGCCTGATTTGGGGAAAGGGAGTTTGGACGAGTCAAGGATCCGGAGTACGATGGAGAGGAACAAAAGCAGAGATAGCTTGCCAACGTACAATGAGCTAATGGGACTTTCTCCTAAGCCCTCAACAGATGAGTACTTCCAGTGCAATACGTCAAATGAAACAATCCTAACTGCCCCTTCGCCTCAGGCAAAATCAGAATATGACACAttaacctcatcagggggactCCGAAAGGGCTCTCCGGCTGACCGCCAAACGCCTCACCTCACCTCTCCTCACACGATGGAGTACAAAGAGGACTTGTCGGCAGCAAAGGGACAGAATGGCTCGGTCCGACTGACACCAAGCCAGACGCCAGAGCCGGTGCAAAATGCCCGTTTGACGCCACACCAACACAATGTAGATCCcggagggggaggaggtggcATAGTGATCAAGAGGAAAGAGATCTTCAGCAAGGACACTTTGTTCAAACCTCCACACAATGCCTTGTCCACAGGCTACGTGGACAGCAGCTACACCAAGTCCGGCACATTGCGGAAAGCCTCACATGCCAAATCAACAGAGGCCCTTGACAATCCTGAGCCCCAGCAGCCTTCCAATTCAGCCACTTCCTCAGCGTCACCTGCAGTTTTACAGGGCTGCTTAGAGCCAACAGTCCCCTCAGCCTCCTTTGACTATTATAATGTATCagatgatgaggaagaagaagaggcagaggaggactCGCACAAAGAGTTGGCGACGACAGAGGACAACAAAGACCACGGGGAAGGGGGTGGTAACAGTGGAggcggcggtggtggtggggagggaaCCATGCAGTGGCTACTGGAGCGGGAGAAGGACCATGATCTGCAGCGGAAACTGGAGACCAATCTGACCTTACTCAGCCCCAAGGAGACCGAGAACAGCAGCAGCCAGAAGTCGGCCCACTCTGCCCGTTTGGACAGCATGGACAGCAGCAGTGTCACGGTGGACAGTGGATTCAACTCCCCAAG GACACGTGAAAGCCTTGCATCCAACACATCCAGCATTGTGGAAAGCAATAGACGGCAGAATCCAGCGCTGAGCCCTGGCCACATTGGCACCAGTAGTATCGGACTGCCATTCAGCTTTCGCGCCATCCCAGAGCCCCCCACCACACAGCCTGAGAAACTCCAGAAGTCATCGAACTGCCTGGCCTCCATCACCAGCGTCTGA